A DNA window from Paramormyrops kingsleyae isolate MSU_618 chromosome 10, PKINGS_0.4, whole genome shotgun sequence contains the following coding sequences:
- the LOC111854460 gene encoding uncharacterized protein, which translates to MAEIPGAVQTPPHEEPAGPGDAAEVECPICYQEYNQGGKCPRMLECLHVFCTECLQRIQLCPPQPLGSCGPPSIPCPLCRHPTPLAAGDALSLPCNSRILARLPPCAFRVPVSSARQLATVTQRVVLSLEVRDTRFIILPTVSLRVEQMRTREEGQAMVPPGDDGVGLHHNRRTLLFVQLLAITLWVLFVMICVIGVVFGPKIFKN; encoded by the coding sequence ATGGCCGAGATTCCAGGGGCGGTTCAGACACCCCCCCATGAGGAGCCCGCCGGCCCTGGGGACGCTGCCGAAGTGGAATGTCCCATTTGCTACCAGGAGTACAACCAGGGGGGGAAATGCCCTCGCATGCTGGAGTGCCTGCATGTGTTCTGCACCGAGTGCCTGCAGAGGAtccagctgtgccccccccagcctctaGGTTCCTGCGGCCCGCCGTCCATACCCTGCCCCCTGTGCcgtcaccccacccccctggcGGCTGGCGATGCCCTCTCGCTGCCCTGCAACTCGCGCATCCTGGCGCGCCTGCCCCCCTGCGCCTTCCGTGTGCCCGTCTCCTCCGCCAGGCAGCTGGCCACTGTCACCCAGCGGGTGGTGCTGTCCCTGGAGGTCCGGGACACGCGGTTCATCATCCTGCCCACAGTCAGCCTGCGTGTGGAGCAGATGAGGACCAGGGAGGAGGGCCAAGCCATGGTGCCCCCCGGGGACGATGGAGTGGGTTTACATCACAACAGGCGGACCCTACTCTTTGTCCAGCTTTTGGCTATTACACTGTGGGTCCTGTTTGTAATGATCTGCGTTATTGGGGTGGTGTTTGGGCCCAAGATCTTCAAAAACTAA